In Gossypium arboreum isolate Shixiya-1 chromosome 6, ASM2569848v2, whole genome shotgun sequence, the following are encoded in one genomic region:
- the LOC128294198 gene encoding uncharacterized protein LOC128294198 produces the protein MTSEAAEIMEKLKDKKAEYEATASTDSSINFEDIDNRIINEVLGPERYGRVRFQGSGVNSTQYFGSTSHQYMPSGSQSQAEVQRLKDQIVQIQASTDEQISQLRVVAATREAEAAVREAEQNRKYSELQLQLQSMMTMFHQFQNLPS, from the exons ATGACATCTGAGGctgcagaaattatg gagaaactaaaagataagaaggcagagtatgaagcgactgcttcgactgatagttctattaattttgaggatattgataacagaattattaatgaagttttgggtcctgaaaggtatggtcgggttagatttcaaggatctggtgttaactcgacccaatattttggatccacctcgcaccaatacatgccttccgggagtcaaagtcaagctgaagttcagaggctAAAAGATCAGATAGTTCAAATACAAGCTAGCACAGATGAGCAAATTTCTCAACTCAGAGTGGTGGCAGCAACAAGGGAGGCGGAGGCAGCAGTGAGGGAGGCGGAGCAGAACAGAAAATACAGTGAACTCCAGCTACAGCTTCAGtctatgatgactatgttccatcaatttcaaaatctgccatcttag